Genomic segment of Sinorhizobium meliloti:
GCCCGCGGCGGTTGGCTCGTTCCGGGTGCCCTTGCAATCCTGGAGGAGCGCGCGGACGTCCGGCCGCAGTTCTCCGAAAGTTTCGAATCGGTCGACGAACGCGCCTTCGGCGATACGCTCATGCATTTTCTGCGTTTCCGAGGCGCCTGAGACCGGCGCAAAGTCGGTTGGAGCTGTTCAGATTCCGCGTGATCTCGGCCTGCCCCTCGTGCAGGATGGCCGATGACGGAGGTGGCGATGGAGCAGAACCTGTCCACGATATGCAAAGCCGCGGGTAGCGAGGGGGAGCCGACCATCGCGCTTGCCCTCGGCGGCGGCGGCGCGCGCGGACTTGCCCACATCCATGTCATCGAGGCGCTTGATGAGATGGGGCTTCGGCCGGCGGTCGTCGCCGGTTCGTCGATCGGCGCTCTCATGGGCGCGGGCGTGGCCGCCGGCATGAGCGGGAAGGAAATCCGTGAACACGTGCTTTCGACCGTCGGCCGGCGTGGGGAGGTTCTCAACCGCCTATGGCGATTGAGGCCGACCAGTCTTGCCGAGGCTGTGACGAGCGGCTTCCGCGTCGGCCAGTTCAATATAGAGCGTGTGCTGAAGGCCTTCCTGCCTGAGGCGGTGCCTGTCCGCTTCTCCGATCTGGCCATCCCCCTGAAAATCATCGTCACCGACTATTACGGGCAGACGGAGCGGGTCTGCGAAAGCGGGGACCTCTACAAGGCGCTCGCTGCCTCCTGTGCCCTGCCGGCGGTATTCATGCCGGTGAAGATCGACGGCCGCGTGATGATCGACGGCGGCATCTATAATCCGATCCCCTTCGATCACCTGCGCGGACTGGCGGATATCGTCGTCGCCGTCGATGTCGTCGGCGGGCCGGATGGCGACGGGGAGACGATCCCGAGCCGTATCGACAGCCTGTTCGGCGCGACCCAGTTGATGATGCAGTCGATCATCACGATGAAGATGCAGGCCGGCGCACCGGATATTCTCCTGCGTCCCGATGTCGGGCGGTTCCGCGTCCTGGATTTCCTGCGGGCGCAGGAATTGCTTACCGCCACCAGCGGGACCAAGGACGAGGTGAAGCGCGCGCTGGCAGAGCGTATCGATCGGTGGAAGAAGGGGATATAGGCGACCGAGGGGCAAATGATCTGTTCAACCGGCTTGAAAACATCCCCGGTCGGAGACGCGGGATGCGGGC
This window contains:
- a CDS encoding patatin-like phospholipase family protein, whose protein sequence is MTEVAMEQNLSTICKAAGSEGEPTIALALGGGGARGLAHIHVIEALDEMGLRPAVVAGSSIGALMGAGVAAGMSGKEIREHVLSTVGRRGEVLNRLWRLRPTSLAEAVTSGFRVGQFNIERVLKAFLPEAVPVRFSDLAIPLKIIVTDYYGQTERVCESGDLYKALAASCALPAVFMPVKIDGRVMIDGGIYNPIPFDHLRGLADIVVAVDVVGGPDGDGETIPSRIDSLFGATQLMMQSIITMKMQAGAPDILLRPDVGRFRVLDFLRAQELLTATSGTKDEVKRALAERIDRWKKGI